The Deinococcus hopiensis KR-140 sequence GCCCACGCAGGGTCTTGTGGGTGGTCGAGGCCACCACATGCGCGTGCGGTAGCGCGTTGGGATGTACGCCCGCTGCGATCAATCCCGCGATGTGCGCGATGTCCGCAAACAGGATGGCCCCCACCTCGTCGGCCACCTGCCGGAAGGCCGCGAAATCGATGGTGCGGCTGTACGCGCTCGCGCCCGCAATGATCATCTTGGGCCTGTGCTCGTGGGCAAGGCGGCGCACCTCCTCCATGTGGATGAGTTCGGTTTCGGGGTTCACCTTATATCCCACGATGGTGTAGCGCAGGCCCGAAAAGTTGACCGGATTGCCGTGCGTCAGGTGTCCGCCGTGCGAGAGGTCCATACCCAGCACCACGTCGCCGGGCTCCAGGAGCGCGTTGTACACGGCCAGGTTGGCACTGGAGCCCGAGTGGGGCTGCACGTTGGCCCACTCGGCCCCGAACAGCTCTTTGACGCGCTCAATGGCGAGTTGCTCGACCCGGTCCACCACCTCGCAGCCGCCGTACCAGCGCTTGCCGGGGTAGCCTTCGGCGTACTTGTTCGTCAGCACGCTGCCCTGGGCTGCGCGCACCGCCGCCGAGGTGAAGTTTTCAGAGGCAATCAGTTCCAACCCCACGCGCTGGCGCTCGGCCTCCTGGGCAATCAGGTCAAAGATTTCGGGGTCATGGGCCGCCACGTCGGGGGCAGCGATGGGCTTCTCGGCGGCGCTCGTCATGGGGGTACGGTAACATCCGGGCGAGTGTGGGGCGGGGAGGTTGTCTCCGCAAAGGGGACGGGCGGAGGGCGAACGGTCTACGGCTCAGCCGTTTTGCGCTGGGCGCTCGCGCTCCACTGCTCCCGCCGTCCGGAGGACAAACGCCCGCACCTGGGCGGGGAGTGCAGGGTCTACAGCGTTGTCGGTGCGCGACTGCCCGGAACCCGTGACGAGGCTCCGCCACCATATGGGGGAACGTTCGCTCGGCCCAGGCCACCGCTTCCGCCTTGCTGCCCTGCCGCCCCATGCAGGGTCGGGAGCGCCCGGCACACCGTTTCGATGACGTGGGCGCTGTGGAAGCCGGGGCTGTGCCCTGCTGGCGTCCTCCGGAGTGCGGGCGAAGGCTTTCCAGTCGTTCAGGCGGTTCGTCACGTCGGCGCGCCTCTCTGCCGGGGGAGCCGGAGCGAAGAGGGTATGGGGAGGTGGTCCAGCGCGCGCGTCTCCACGCTCGCAAAGGGCCCAGCGTTCCAGCCGCCAGTTTCTCGCAGTGCAGCACCCATCCAGGGCTTTGCTCGGACCACGTGAGGGCGTGGGACGACGTTTCTGGGCCCTCACGTGGGTGGCGGAAGAGGAGCAGTGAGGTGATTTCTGCGCGTAGGGATTGCCCAGCCGGTCCAGTTCCCGGCGCAGCTCGGCCATGGGCCCGAACTCCCGCTCCGTCAGGGGTTCACAATCGCCCAGGGCCATGGAGCAGTGCACGGAACTGCCGATCCGTCTCCCAGCATGTGTCGCTGCCGCTCCACCAGGGTGTTCAGCAGGACCCCTTGGCGGATGCGGGCCACATACGGGCAGTCTACGTGTCCAGCCGCCGCCGCACCTCCCGCAACTCCTCTCCACCCGCCAGCACGAGCACGCTGTCGCCCGCCAGCAACTCGGTGGCCCCCTTGGGAATCAGGAACTCGCCCGCGCGGTGGATCAGGATCACCAGCGCTTCGGGAGGCAGGTGCAGGTCCACGATGCGCGCGCCGTCGGCGTCGCTGCCGGGACGGACTTCCACCTCCACCATTTCGTTCTTGTTGTGGCCGGTGGGCGTGTAGGTGATGGGGGAGGCCGTGCGGGTGGGCAGCTGCTCGCGAACGTTCAGCGTGCGGGCCACCAGCGTCAGCGTGGTGCCCTGAAGCAGCACGCTGGTCAGCACGATAAAGAAGACCACGTTAAAGAGGGTCTGCGCCTGGGGCACGTCCGCCAACAGTGGAAAGGTGGCCAGCACGATGGGTACCGCGCCCCGCAGTCCCACCCAGGCCACCATGCTCTTCTCGTTCAGGGGCATCCGCGCCCGCATGAGGCTGAGGTACACGCTCAGGGGCCGCGCCAGAAACACCAGCACCAGCGCGCAGGCGATGGCCAGCCCGGCACTGGGCAGCAGCTCGTGCGGGTTTACCAGCAGTCCCAGCGTGAGGAACATCGCCACCTGCATCAACCACGACAGCCCGTCGTGAAAGGCGATCAAACTGCGTTTGTGGATAAAGTCGGCGTTGCCCAGGATCACGCCCGCGATGTAGATTGCCAGAAAGCCGCTGCCCCCCGCCACCGCCGCCGCGCTGAAGATGGTCAGCGCCAGCGCGAGGCTGAGGACCGAGTACAGCCCCTCGAACTGCAGTTGCAGTCGGTTGAGGGTCCACAGCGCCGCCCGCCCGAGCGCCGCGCCGAACAGCGCGCCCAGCAGCATCTGCCGCAAGAACAGCGGCACGATCTCCCATACACCCATGTCCGGGTGCGCGATCAGTTCCAGAATCCCGATCGTCAGGAAGACGGCCATCGGATCGTTGCCGCCCGACTCGAACTCCAGCAGCGGCGTAATGTCGCCCTTGAGCCCCAGTGCCCGCTCGCGCAACACCGAGAAGACCGCCGAGGCGTCCGTGCTGCTTACCACTGCGCCCAGCAGCCAGGCCACCGGCCAGGCCCAGCCGAAGACCACATGCACGAACACAGCCATTACGCCGGCGGTCACGAGGACGCCCAGTGTGGCGAGGCTCAGCCCACGCTTCACCACCGGGCGCGTCTGGCCCCAGTGGGTCTCCAATCCACCCTGAAACAGGATGAAACACAGCGCCACGGTGCCCAGCACCTGCGCAAGCCGGTAGTCGCTGAACTCGATGCCCAGCCCGTCGGACCCGGCGAACATGCCCACGCCCAGAAACAGCAGCAGCCCCGGAATGCCCAGCCGCCCGCCCAGCCGGCTGACCACCAGGCTGACAAGCAGCAGGACTCCGGCGGCCAGCAGGTACAACTCGGCATGATGTCCTTCCACGCCCGCATGGTGTCACGGGGGGAGGGCGAACGGTCAAACCGTCTGACCGTCAAACAGCAAGAGGCTGCAGTTTCTCCGTGTGGTTGGGCGGTTTGACCGTTCACCCTTTGAACCAAAGAAGCCCCTTCTTTGCTCCGGCGTCCTTGCACCGCGGGGAAACTGGCCGAGTGAATTTCGATGAGCAGGCCCGAGGATAGGGGCCCACCTCGTTTGGAGGCCTGCTTCAGACGGCCGCACTACCGTTAAAGGTCGCCCGCCAGCCACCGCACCACGTTCTTGCCCAGATTGGCATTGCTGAGGTTGCCCCAGTTCTTGTACTGGCTGGTGGTGCCGTCGCTGAACGTGCCGTCGCTGAAGGTGCTCGTATCGCCCCAGGCGGCCACCCGGCCCGCGCCCACCGTGTTCACGCCCAGGTAGGTCTTGCCATTCGCGCCCATCACGCCCGTCCCCGAGCGCACGTCGATGCTGGTGCCCACATACACCCCCGCGCTCACCACGTCGTCGCCCGTGCCCGCACTTCCAATGACGACCGGGTGGGCGCTGCCTGTCGGCGTGGCGGTATACACCGGGTCACTGAAGCTGGAGCCGAAGGAGTGGTTCAGGCCGAACAGGGTGCCGCTGTCCAGGCTCCGCTGGTACGCGCTGCTCACGCTGGTGGGCGTGGAGCTGTCCCAGCCCCCGAACACTTCTGGACTGTCCCAGCCGTCGCTGTCACGGTCGGAGTCGCGGTGGTCGCTGACCATAAACAGCCCGCCGCCATTTTGCACAAACGACTGGATCGCCGCCCGCTCACTGTCCGAGAAGGGATTTTGCGGCTCGGCGATGACGACGACTTTCGCGCCGCCGAGTGCCGCGGAGGTGATGCCCGTGCCGGTCACCGCCTTTACGGTGTAGCCCAGGCCGCGCAGCGCATCCGCATAGTCGCTGTATGCGCCGTCGATGCGCCAGTCGGCATTTCCCGCGTCCTCACGCTTGGTCAGGTCAAACAGCACGGTCTTGCCCGTCGGCGTGCTCCCGCTCCCCGGGGCACCGTTGGGCGTGCCTGGGGTCGCCGCCTGCACCCGGAAGTCGGCGCTGTTGGCGTTCGTGTCCTGACCGTCCGGTACGCGGGCCAGGGCCGAACCCGCGCCCGTCGTCGGGGCGGGAGTCCCCTCGCCGCGTCCGCCCGAAGGGGTGCCGTAGGCCGCCGCGTCGATCACCGTGCCCGACTTAAGCAGGCGCAAGCTGCCGCTGCCGTTGTTGAGGTCTGCACCCGCGTTGACCAGGGTCCGGTTCAGCACGGTGCTGTCCTGCGCCACCACGTAGTACCCACTGGCCGGAATGGCGCCCGAAAGCGTGATGGTGCGGTACGCCGTGCCCGCCGTGTCATAGGCGGTCAGGGTGTAGCCGCTGAGAGCCAGTCCCGCGGGGCCCCGCAGTTCAATAAACATTCCGGCGTCGGTGCTCGGCGCGTCGTAGTACAGCTCATTCAGGACGGGTTCGCCTGCTGCCGCCTGGGCCGTCAGCCTGGTGGGCTGCCCGCTGGAAGGCACAGCGCCACATGACGCGAGGGTCAGGGAGAGTGTGAGCAGCACCGGGAGTCGGAGGGAGGACGCCATGCCCCTACCCTGCCAGCCGAGGTGTGATGGGCAGGTGATGGTGAGGGGCAGCGCCGGGGTCACCCTCGCCCGGCTCCGCCATCCCGCCGCCTTGACCCCCGCGCCCCCGCCCGTTACCCTGACCGCATGACTCCCCGGGCCGGTCTACTTTCGCCGTTTAACGGCTTTTGGGGCACGCCCGCCTGAGCCCAGCTCAAGAGTTCAGGCCGAGCGCGATACCCCGCCATGACGAGTGGCGGGGGTTTTCTTTTTCCCTTCCCGTTTCGTTTCAGGAGCACCCATGAGAGAAGAAGCTCTGCAAGCCATCCAGTCCGCACCGGACCTCGAAACCCTTCAGGCCGTCAAGACCCGCTATGTGGGCAAAAGCGGCCTCGTCACCAAAGAGCTCGGCACGCTTGGCAAGTTGCCCCCCGAGGAGCGCAAGCGCCGGGGTGCAGAGATCAACGCCGTTCGCCAGGCCATCGATGCGGCCCTGCAAGGGCGCGAGGCGGTACTCAAGCGGGCGGCGCTGGACGCCAAACTCGCCAGTGAGGCCGTCGATGTGACGCTGCCCGGCCTCCCACTGCCCTCGGGCGGCCTGCATCCCATCAACCGGGTGTACGAGGACCTGATCGGGATTTACGAGCGGATGGGCTACGTGGTCGTGGAGGGGCCTGAAGTCGAGGACGAGCACCACAACTTCGAGGCGCTGAACGTGCCGTGGTATCACCCCGCCCGGGACCTGCAAGACACCTTCTGGCTGGAAGATGGCCGGTTGCTGCGGACGCATACCTCCCCGATGCAAATCCGCTATATGGTGGACCACGAGCCGCCCATGAAGGTGGTGGTGCGCGGCAAGGTCTACCGCTACGAGGCCACAGACGCCACCCACGAGGCGATGTTTCACCAGCTCGAAGGGCTGGTGGTGGGCGACGGGGTCAGCATGGCGGACCTCAAGGGCACCATCGCGGAGATGGCGCGCGGGCTGTACGGTCCCTCCGCGAAAGTCCGCTTTCAGCCCAGCTACTACCCCTTCGTGGAGCCGGGGGCCGACTTCGCCGTGTGGTGGGACAATCCCCGGGGCGAGAGCAAGTGGCTGGAGCTGGGGGGGTGCGGCATGATCCACCCCAACGTCTTTAAAGCCGTGGACGACCTGCGCGAGGTGCAGGGTAAGCCGCGCGTGTACGGGGGCAAGGCGGGCTTTGCCTTCGGCCTGGGACCCGAGCGCATCGCCATGCTGAAGTACGGCATTCCCGACATCCGCTACTTCTACGCCAACGACCCGAGGGTGCTGGGCCAGTTCCGGGGGGAGTTGGGGTGAGTGGGGAGGGGCTTATCTCCCCCTTCCTCCTGATTTAAGCCCTTTCACCGTCAAGTCCAGAAGCTGAAGCGCTTTCCTCCCTCTCCTCGTGGGACTCATAGAGCCGCGCGGCGGAGAGGGCCGGGGTGAGGGGCGTACATTCCAACGTCTTGCTCATCCGAGGTTCCCCCATGAAACTCCCCTACTCCTGGCTCAAAGAACTCATCCCCCAACTCCCCCCCGTCTCCCAACTCGAACCCATCCTCGCCAGCCTCGGCCTGCCGCTGGAAGGCGTGGAGGAAGTGCCCGCTCCCGCTGAGGGCGTGCTGCTCGCCACCGTTAGGGCTGCCGAGGCCATGCCCGGCACGCAGCTCACGAAATTGACGCTGGATGTAGGCCCGCACGGTGAAAGGACCATCGCCAGCGGGGCGTCCAACGCTGTCGGTCTGCTTCCTGGCACGGTGGTGGCGTTGGTCGCGCCAGGCACCAGGCTGGGCGACGTGGAATACGGCGTGCGGGCCCTGCAAGGGGTGGAGTCCTGGGGCATGGCCGCCAGCGCCAAGGAACTCGGCATCGGTGAGAGCAGCGCGGGGCTGATGCTGTTCCCGGTGGGGACCGCGCAGCC is a genomic window containing:
- the glyA gene encoding serine hydroxymethyltransferase, coding for MTSAAEKPIAAPDVAAHDPEIFDLIAQEAERQRVGLELIASENFTSAAVRAAQGSVLTNKYAEGYPGKRWYGGCEVVDRVEQLAIERVKELFGAEWANVQPHSGSSANLAVYNALLEPGDVVLGMDLSHGGHLTHGNPVNFSGLRYTIVGYKVNPETELIHMEEVRRLAHEHRPKMIIAGASAYSRTIDFAAFRQVADEVGAILFADIAHIAGLIAAGVHPNALPHAHVVASTTHKTLRGPRGGIILSNDPEIGARLDRTVFPGYQGGPLEHVIAGKAVAFGEALKPEFRGYAAQIIKNAQALAAAFQERGYRVVSGGTDNHLFVLDLRPQGLNGTKATKRLDANHITISKSTLPYDTEKILHGGGIRIGTPAVTTRGMVEADMPRIADLIDRALKGEDVKAEVHAFAAGFPLP
- a CDS encoding potassium/proton antiporter, whose amino-acid sequence is MEGHHAELYLLAAGVLLLVSLVVSRLGGRLGIPGLLLFLGVGMFAGSDGLGIEFSDYRLAQVLGTVALCFILFQGGLETHWGQTRPVVKRGLSLATLGVLVTAGVMAVFVHVVFGWAWPVAWLLGAVVSSTDASAVFSVLRERALGLKGDITPLLEFESGGNDPMAVFLTIGILELIAHPDMGVWEIVPLFLRQMLLGALFGAALGRAALWTLNRLQLQFEGLYSVLSLALALTIFSAAAVAGGSGFLAIYIAGVILGNADFIHKRSLIAFHDGLSWLMQVAMFLTLGLLVNPHELLPSAGLAIACALVLVFLARPLSVYLSLMRARMPLNEKSMVAWVGLRGAVPIVLATFPLLADVPQAQTLFNVVFFIVLTSVLLQGTTLTLVARTLNVREQLPTRTASPITYTPTGHNKNEMVEVEVRPGSDADGARIVDLHLPPEALVILIHRAGEFLIPKGATELLAGDSVLVLAGGEELREVRRRLDT
- a CDS encoding DUF4350 domain-containing protein; translated protein: MASSLRLPVLLTLSLTLASCGAVPSSGQPTRLTAQAAAGEPVLNELYYDAPSTDAGMFIELRGPAGLALSGYTLTAYDTAGTAYRTITLSGAIPASGYYVVAQDSTVLNRTLVNAGADLNNGSGSLRLLKSGTVIDAAAYGTPSGGRGEGTPAPTTGAGSALARVPDGQDTNANSADFRVQAATPGTPNGAPGSGSTPTGKTVLFDLTKREDAGNADWRIDGAYSDYADALRGLGYTVKAVTGTGITSAALGGAKVVVIAEPQNPFSDSERAAIQSFVQNGGGLFMVSDHRDSDRDSDGWDSPEVFGGWDSSTPTSVSSAYQRSLDSGTLFGLNHSFGSSFSDPVYTATPTGSAHPVVIGSAGTGDDVVSAGVYVGTSIDVRSGTGVMGANGKTYLGVNTVGAGRVAAWGDTSTFSDGTFSDGTTSQYKNWGNLSNANLGKNVVRWLAGDL
- the pheS gene encoding phenylalanine--tRNA ligase subunit alpha, which codes for MREEALQAIQSAPDLETLQAVKTRYVGKSGLVTKELGTLGKLPPEERKRRGAEINAVRQAIDAALQGREAVLKRAALDAKLASEAVDVTLPGLPLPSGGLHPINRVYEDLIGIYERMGYVVVEGPEVEDEHHNFEALNVPWYHPARDLQDTFWLEDGRLLRTHTSPMQIRYMVDHEPPMKVVVRGKVYRYEATDATHEAMFHQLEGLVVGDGVSMADLKGTIAEMARGLYGPSAKVRFQPSYYPFVEPGADFAVWWDNPRGESKWLELGGCGMIHPNVFKAVDDLREVQGKPRVYGGKAGFAFGLGPERIAMLKYGIPDIRYFYANDPRVLGQFRGELG